Proteins encoded in a region of the Streptomyces liliiviolaceus genome:
- a CDS encoding beta-ketoacyl-ACP synthase III, producing the protein MSRAAVLTGVGSCLPPRAVPNDELAAGLDSSEEWIRSRTGIEQRYFAEQGTATSDLAVGAGERALKSAGVSTVDTVLVATTTPDRPCPATAPVVAARLGMRGTAAYDVSAVCTGFVYGLATAAGLISAGVADRVLVIGAETFSTLLDPEDRSTAVIFGDGAGAVVLRSGDAAEPGALGPFDLGSDGDGEDLITVPAGGSRQRLSGLPPAAGERYFAMSGKEVFRHAVLRMTGSARTVLARAGWRARDVDHLVSHQANLRITNHVADDLGIPRNRCVSNIAEVGNTAAASIPLALDQAHTEGALRPGGRMLLTAFGGGLTWGSAVLTWPDLDPARA; encoded by the coding sequence GTGAGCCGGGCCGCCGTGCTGACGGGGGTCGGCAGCTGCCTGCCGCCCAGAGCCGTCCCGAACGACGAACTCGCCGCCGGGCTGGACAGTTCCGAGGAATGGATCCGCTCACGCACAGGCATCGAGCAGCGGTACTTCGCGGAGCAGGGCACGGCGACCTCCGATCTGGCCGTCGGGGCGGGCGAGAGAGCCCTGAAGAGCGCGGGCGTCTCCACCGTGGACACGGTGCTCGTCGCGACGACCACCCCGGACCGCCCCTGTCCGGCGACCGCCCCCGTGGTGGCCGCCCGGCTCGGTATGAGGGGAACGGCCGCCTACGACGTGTCCGCCGTCTGCACCGGATTCGTGTACGGGCTCGCGACCGCGGCGGGGCTGATCTCCGCGGGCGTCGCGGACCGCGTGCTGGTGATCGGCGCGGAGACGTTCTCCACCCTGCTCGATCCCGAGGACCGGTCCACGGCTGTGATCTTCGGGGACGGCGCCGGAGCGGTCGTCCTGCGTTCGGGCGATGCGGCGGAGCCCGGCGCGCTCGGCCCGTTCGACCTGGGCAGCGACGGCGACGGCGAGGACCTGATCACCGTGCCCGCGGGCGGCTCACGCCAGCGCCTGTCCGGGCTGCCGCCGGCGGCCGGCGAACGGTACTTCGCCATGTCGGGCAAGGAGGTCTTCCGGCACGCGGTGCTGCGGATGACCGGGTCGGCCCGCACGGTCCTCGCCCGGGCGGGCTGGCGGGCGCGGGACGTCGACCATCTGGTGAGCCACCAGGCGAACCTCCGGATCACCAATCATGTCGCCGACGACCTCGGGATTCCCCGCAACCGCTGCGTCAGCAACATCGCCGAGGTCGGCAACACCGCGGCGGCCTCCATCCCCCTCGCCCTCGACCAGGCGCACACCGAAGGTGCGTTGCGGCCGGGCGGGCGGATGCTGCTCACCGCGTTCGGCGGCGGGCTCACCTGGGGGTCCGCGGTACTGACCTGGCCGGACCTGGACCCGGCCCGCGCATGA
- a CDS encoding acyl carrier protein yields MSVMYGRLVDLLVDRFEVDRAEIGPDTTFEDLDMDSLFLVELLLVIQSDFGVHVDDDAASPGDTVTQVADLIERLASAEVPTGP; encoded by the coding sequence ATGAGTGTGATGTACGGCAGGCTGGTCGATCTGCTGGTCGACCGTTTCGAGGTGGACCGTGCGGAGATCGGCCCTGACACCACGTTCGAGGACCTCGACATGGACTCGTTGTTCCTCGTCGAGCTGTTGCTCGTCATCCAGTCCGACTTCGGTGTGCACGTCGACGACGACGCCGCTTCCCCCGGGGACACGGTCACGCAGGTCGCCGACCTGATCGAGCGCCTCGCCTCCGCCGAGGTCCCCACCGGGCCGTGA
- a CDS encoding acyl carrier protein, whose protein sequence is MSTQQSIINYIAGVWLDGDAEGLDAQVPLAELNIIDSAGIFDLVHYMQDDFRITVPLQEISPANFRTVDTMAALVERLRREGETVR, encoded by the coding sequence ATGAGCACCCAGCAGTCAATCATCAACTACATCGCCGGTGTGTGGCTCGACGGTGACGCCGAGGGCCTCGACGCGCAGGTCCCCCTCGCCGAGCTCAACATCATCGACTCGGCGGGGATCTTCGACCTCGTGCACTACATGCAGGACGACTTCCGTATCACCGTGCCCCTGCAGGAGATCTCCCCGGCGAACTTCCGCACGGTCGACACGATGGCAGCGCTGGTCGAGCGGCTGCGGCGAGAGGGGGAGACCGTCCGATGA
- a CDS encoding aminotransferase class I/II-fold pyridoxal phosphate-dependent enzyme — MTNVTGDRPDSHDRRTGQDGQDGGGVRRQVVDIIASRTLYDESYLLPDSHFEAELGIDSVIFESILASVKEQFSLVAPLPSGLVTVGDLVRAVEQACEVPAGDVPRPTDTAPGGSLLETVVTTTMRHTQYQRDQLAPGADFESELGIDSVVLASIVADAARGLGLPPDLAGTVTATTLDELVEALRPYHEGAHRVGRSLTEPGRSAARIPDERAADERAADESDPAWDGRSMKDFVEERDGDLFAKTRSFGRYLRRREAERLYWYGMPLHSRCSNRAVIFDELEGREREFLMFASNNYLGLANHPKVIEAVCDATHRYGATHTGSRFIGGTNMLHKELERRLAAFKQRPACIVYPGGYAANIGAISALVKSYDTVVVDKLNHMSIVDGARLSGATRRIYQHNDMADLERILKRCDEGSGGKLIVADGVFSMHGDICDLPEIVRLAKDHGARVMIDDAHSTGVLGRRGSGTAEHFGLKGEVDLELGTMSKTLAGMGGFVVGDEEVVEYLRFYSNSYVFAANIPAGVAAGLIASIDVIESEPERITKLWHNIRLLRSQLADAGFDLENTRSAILPLVIGDERKAMEMGRAVRDRGLYCQTVVFPGVPLGDARLRVSVTSEHTPEDLETAAGIFVEAGREVGVLPSAG, encoded by the coding sequence ATGACGAACGTCACTGGGGACAGGCCGGACAGCCACGACCGGCGGACCGGGCAGGACGGGCAGGACGGCGGCGGTGTCCGGCGTCAGGTCGTCGACATCATCGCCTCACGGACGCTGTACGACGAGTCCTACCTCCTTCCCGACAGCCACTTCGAGGCGGAACTCGGTATCGACTCGGTCATCTTCGAGTCGATCCTGGCCTCGGTGAAGGAGCAGTTCTCACTGGTGGCGCCGCTGCCGTCGGGCCTCGTGACGGTCGGCGACCTCGTCCGCGCGGTCGAGCAGGCCTGCGAGGTCCCCGCTGGGGACGTTCCCCGGCCGACGGACACCGCACCGGGTGGCTCGCTCCTGGAGACGGTCGTCACCACCACCATGCGGCACACCCAGTACCAGCGCGATCAGCTGGCGCCCGGCGCCGACTTCGAGAGCGAACTGGGCATCGACTCGGTGGTCCTGGCCTCGATCGTGGCCGACGCCGCGCGTGGGCTCGGCCTTCCCCCCGACCTGGCGGGCACCGTCACCGCGACGACCCTGGACGAGTTGGTGGAGGCCCTGCGTCCGTACCACGAGGGCGCACACCGGGTGGGCCGGTCGCTCACCGAACCCGGTCGGAGTGCGGCGCGGATCCCGGACGAGCGAGCCGCCGACGAACGGGCCGCGGACGAGTCGGACCCGGCCTGGGACGGCCGCTCCATGAAGGACTTCGTGGAGGAACGCGACGGCGACCTGTTCGCCAAGACCCGCAGCTTCGGCAGGTATCTGCGGCGGCGCGAGGCCGAGCGGCTCTACTGGTACGGCATGCCGCTGCACTCCCGCTGCTCGAACCGGGCCGTCATCTTCGACGAACTGGAGGGCCGCGAACGCGAGTTCCTGATGTTCGCGTCGAACAACTACCTGGGCCTGGCCAACCACCCCAAGGTGATCGAGGCGGTCTGCGACGCCACGCACCGGTACGGGGCCACGCACACCGGCTCCCGGTTCATCGGCGGGACCAACATGCTCCACAAGGAACTGGAGCGGCGCCTCGCGGCCTTCAAGCAGCGGCCGGCCTGCATCGTCTATCCCGGTGGCTACGCGGCGAACATCGGCGCGATCTCGGCGCTGGTCAAGAGCTACGACACCGTCGTCGTCGACAAGCTCAACCATATGAGCATCGTCGACGGCGCCCGGCTCTCCGGCGCCACCCGCCGGATCTACCAGCACAACGACATGGCCGACCTGGAGCGCATCCTGAAGCGCTGCGACGAGGGGTCCGGCGGCAAACTCATCGTGGCCGACGGCGTGTTCAGCATGCACGGCGACATCTGCGACCTGCCCGAGATCGTCCGCCTGGCCAAGGACCACGGCGCCAGAGTCATGATCGACGACGCGCATTCCACGGGCGTCCTCGGCCGGCGTGGCTCGGGCACGGCCGAGCACTTCGGGCTCAAGGGCGAGGTGGACCTGGAACTCGGCACGATGAGCAAGACGCTCGCGGGCATGGGCGGGTTCGTCGTCGGCGACGAGGAGGTCGTCGAGTACCTCCGCTTCTACTCGAACTCGTACGTCTTCGCCGCGAACATTCCCGCGGGTGTCGCCGCCGGGCTCATCGCGTCCATCGACGTCATCGAGTCGGAGCCCGAACGCATCACGAAGCTGTGGCACAACATCCGGCTGCTGCGGAGCCAGTTGGCGGACGCCGGCTTCGATCTGGAGAACACCCGCAGCGCGATCCTTCCCCTGGTCATCGGCGACGAGCGCAAGGCGATGGAGATGGGCCGCGCGGTCCGGGACAGAGGGCTCTACTGCCAGACCGTGGTGTTCCCGGGCGTGCCGCTCGGTGACGCGCGGCTGCGGGTCAGCGTCACCTCGGAGCACACCCCCGAGGACCTGGAGACCGCAGCGGGCATCTTCGTCGAGGCCGGCCGCGAGGTCGGTGTCCTGCCGTCGGCGGGGTGA
- a CDS encoding amino acid adenylation domain-containing protein → MTETALTRMPYGRDPSLADSGIPSNESDDTALIRLPRSLSPEQAARPAFIGAQPLTYGQLQVNVTGVASGLLGLGATLGDRVAIWMDKSPRYAEAILAALRAGCAYVPLDGGQPPARVEHILTDCEPVVLLTDHRHLELLAGRELPSSVRAIVVADFAAEEVNGATSRPTAPVRPWADFAATATGEAAHVESLPTPDRDDLAAILYTSGSTGTPKGVRITYRNLANFIRWARTELAVGPDDVFANHASFNFDLSTFDLFTALSVGAGVWIVADDQARDVAALARGIREHGVTVWYSVPSVLNLLTRSGALTPDTVRTLRYVLFAGEVYPIGQLRSLAARLAEETTLYNLYGPTETNVCTYHRVRAEDLARDEPVPIGTPVPGARVSVVDEDGHTLHGPDAFGELIVEGDCVTPGYWRRESHTADAGDAAARNTAALETAAGHGKGRHATGDLVSYQGAGLVYRGRRDRMVKLSGYRVELGEIEAAVLKHPAVASAAVVVDTQGPEPRIALHYTLGPGARRPNLIEIKRHCAQHLPRYMLPQLATCLDELPHNANGKTDYHRLGSGTAGPVRHSQAVPGN, encoded by the coding sequence ATGACGGAAACAGCCCTGACGCGGATGCCGTACGGCCGCGATCCCTCACTGGCCGACTCCGGTATCCCGTCGAACGAGTCCGACGACACCGCGCTGATCCGGTTGCCGCGGTCGCTGTCCCCCGAGCAGGCGGCCCGGCCCGCGTTCATCGGCGCACAGCCCCTCACATACGGCCAGTTGCAGGTGAACGTCACCGGTGTCGCGTCCGGCCTGCTCGGACTCGGCGCGACGCTCGGCGACCGGGTGGCCATCTGGATGGACAAGTCGCCCCGCTACGCCGAGGCGATTCTCGCGGCCCTGCGGGCCGGTTGCGCCTATGTCCCCCTCGACGGGGGCCAGCCGCCCGCACGCGTGGAGCACATCCTCACGGACTGCGAACCCGTGGTCCTCCTCACCGACCACCGGCACCTGGAACTGCTCGCGGGTCGTGAACTGCCTTCCTCCGTACGGGCGATCGTGGTGGCCGACTTCGCCGCTGAGGAAGTGAACGGGGCCACGTCGAGGCCGACGGCACCTGTCCGGCCGTGGGCCGACTTCGCCGCGACGGCAACAGGCGAGGCGGCTCATGTCGAGTCACTCCCCACCCCGGACCGCGACGACCTCGCGGCGATCCTCTACACCTCCGGCTCGACCGGCACGCCGAAAGGGGTGCGGATCACCTACCGGAACCTGGCGAACTTCATCCGCTGGGCCCGTACCGAACTGGCCGTGGGACCGGACGACGTGTTCGCCAACCACGCCTCCTTCAACTTCGACCTGTCGACCTTCGACCTCTTCACCGCGCTGTCGGTGGGCGCCGGGGTCTGGATCGTCGCCGACGACCAGGCACGCGACGTCGCGGCGCTGGCCAGGGGGATACGCGAGCACGGCGTGACGGTGTGGTACTCCGTCCCCTCCGTGCTGAACCTCCTGACCCGCTCGGGAGCGCTCACCCCGGACACGGTACGCACCCTGCGGTACGTCCTCTTCGCGGGCGAGGTGTACCCGATCGGCCAGTTGCGCTCGCTCGCGGCCCGGCTGGCCGAGGAGACGACGCTCTACAACCTGTACGGGCCGACCGAGACCAACGTCTGCACCTACCACCGGGTCCGCGCGGAGGACCTGGCCCGGGACGAGCCCGTACCGATCGGCACCCCGGTACCCGGCGCCCGTGTGTCCGTCGTGGACGAGGACGGACACACCCTGCACGGACCCGATGCGTTCGGCGAGCTGATCGTGGAAGGTGACTGTGTCACGCCCGGCTACTGGCGACGGGAGTCGCACACGGCCGACGCCGGAGACGCTGCCGCCCGAAACACTGCTGCCCTAGAAACCGCTGCCGGACACGGGAAGGGCCGTCACGCCACCGGCGACCTGGTGAGCTACCAGGGAGCCGGCCTCGTCTACCGCGGACGCCGGGACCGGATGGTCAAACTCAGCGGTTACCGCGTGGAGTTGGGCGAGATCGAGGCCGCGGTGCTCAAGCACCCGGCCGTCGCGTCCGCCGCCGTCGTGGTCGACACACAGGGCCCGGAGCCACGGATCGCCCTCCACTACACCCTCGGTCCGGGCGCCCGCAGACCGAACCTCATCGAGATCAAGCGGCACTGCGCACAGCACCTGCCCCGCTACATGCTGCCCCAGCTGGCCACCTGCCTCGACGAACTGCCCCACAACGCCAACGGCAAGACCGACTACCACCGCCTGGGCAGCGGGACGGCCGGTCCTGTCCGGCACTCGCAGGCCGTGCCCGGCAACTGA